A genome region from Pseudomonas sp. S06B 330 includes the following:
- a CDS encoding D-hexose-6-phosphate mutarotase, with the protein MPEHPLQRFFTSQRPRPTFEWERYQQRDVLIIDHPQCQAAFSRQGAQLLHFQPKGERPWLWCAAQWPQVGAIRGGVPVCWPWYGRHPSEDMWPAHGWARLLDWKLIDSSEDEQGVTLKWRLQLCDWQVDLQARLGERMELQLSTEHQDSQPCQLSHALLAYWRISDVSEIALSGLENIEGYDRLNRQACRQKGALKVHGGCQRVFPNAANVQLHDPAWQRQLSIDTGDSEDTIVWHPGSRPLMGVSSSETLGFVCVEAASGSSDSLSLAPGEQAHLRLQAQLFS; encoded by the coding sequence ATGCCCGAGCACCCGCTACAGCGCTTCTTCACCTCGCAGAGGCCGAGACCGACCTTTGAGTGGGAGCGTTATCAGCAGCGCGATGTGCTGATCATTGATCACCCCCAGTGCCAGGCTGCATTCAGCCGCCAGGGGGCTCAACTGTTGCACTTCCAGCCCAAGGGCGAACGCCCATGGTTGTGGTGCGCTGCGCAATGGCCACAGGTCGGCGCCATTCGTGGGGGTGTGCCCGTGTGTTGGCCCTGGTACGGTCGTCATCCCAGTGAAGATATGTGGCCAGCCCACGGTTGGGCGCGCTTGCTCGACTGGAAGCTGATCGACAGCAGCGAAGATGAGCAGGGCGTGACACTCAAATGGCGTTTGCAGCTGTGCGACTGGCAGGTTGATTTGCAGGCGCGACTGGGCGAGCGCATGGAATTGCAGCTCAGTACCGAACATCAGGACAGCCAACCTTGTCAGCTGAGTCATGCTCTGCTGGCTTACTGGCGTATTAGTGACGTTTCTGAGATAGCGCTGTCTGGGCTAGAAAACATTGAGGGCTACGACCGTTTGAACCGTCAGGCCTGTCGCCAGAAGGGCGCCTTGAAGGTCCATGGCGGCTGTCAGCGGGTGTTCCCCAACGCCGCCAATGTGCAGTTGCACGATCCGGCTTGGCAGCGACAACTGAGCATCGATACCGGTGACAGTGAGGACACCATCGTCTGGCACCCGGGCAGTCGGCCGTTGATGGGCGTCAGCAGCAGTGAAACCCTGGGGTTCGTCTGTGTCGAGGCGGCCAGTGGCAGCAGTGACAGCCTGAGTCTGGCGCCGGGTGAACAGGCTCACCTGCGTTTGCAGGCACAGTTGTTCAGTTGA